CCAGCGGTCTGGCCGTCGCGCTGGCTTGGCGCTCGCTTGACGCCAATAAGCCAGAGAACAAGATATTCATTGGCGCCTTTCATTTGGTCGATCCCAAGACCGGCCGGCAGTTCGCCAAGCAGGACTGGAATGAGGCGGCAGCGGCCGGCGTGGATGTGAAGAACCTGTTGCCGCTGCTCGAACCGGACCCGAAGGATGCAACGCTGCCGGACGCGAAGTCGTCGGATTTGGCCATCGTCCCCGATCCCGGGGCGCTAGCGACCGCGGAGCAGAAGATCAAGGATGAAATGGGCAATGCCTTCTCGGACGCCACTTCGTCGTTAAAGAAATACGAACTCGCCAAGAAGCTCATTGAGCAAGCCGAGTCAACCGACGCCGCCGCACGCCGGTATGTCATGTGGCGCGAGGCCCGCGATTTGGCCGCCGACGCCGGACAACCGGCTACGATGATTCAAGCGGTCGATCATTTGGGAGGGCAGTTTCGCATCGACCCGCTCGATATGAAGGCCGATGCGTTGGCCAACTTTCCTCCAAAGACCGGCGCTGCGGCGCGAGCCGTCAACGAAGCGGCGCTCAAGCTGGTCGATGAAGCGTTGGCCGCCAAGCGGCGGAGCCTGGCCGATCGCTTCGCTCAAATCGCGATCGAGGCCGCAAAGGCGACGAAGAGCATCGAATTAGTCCGCAAGACGCAGCAGCGGTCACTGGAAATCGAGAAAATGGCCAAACCCGACGCCGCGCCGGGTTCTTAGTCCTTTTTCACCTCTTGAGTTTGGGGTTCGACGCTTTTTGTAGCTAGCCGCAGTCTGCGGGAGCAAGATGCTCCCGCTACGACCAGGCCAACCGGAAAGCCTAGGTTTGACGGAGCACCAGACCTCCTCGGCCGGTTCTGTGAATCGGCATAGCTCCTCGCGAACGGTTCTGGGATATAATCATGTTCAGATTATCTCGTTTGCCGACCACGTTCGTCATTCGGCGCTCTGCCGCTTGCCATGTCTCAAATTGCACTTTTGCCCGAGCTTGATCACGAGGCGATCGTGCGGCGCGGGCGGCGATTGGCGTATTGGACGCTCTTTTTCACGGCCATCGAGGCGGGGTTGGGCCTTTTTGCCGGCGAGCGGGCCGCGAGCACTGCCCTGATCGGGTTCGGGGTGGACTCGCTCGTCGAAGTCTTTTCCGCCGGCGTCGTGCTCTGGCGGTTGCAAGTGGGCGAGCATGGCGCGCGGCGCGAGCGGATGGCATTGCGGCTGATCGGCGCGAGCCTGCTGCTCTTGGCCCTTTATGTCGCGATCGAAGCCGCATCGCGCCTGCTTGCCGGCCAACACGCGGAGGCGAGCTACCTGGGCCTGGGAACCGCCGTCGGCTCGCTCGTCGTCATGCAATGGCTCGCCAGATCGAAGCGGCGCGTGGCGGCCGAACTGGAGAGCGGCGCGGTTCATGCCGACTCGCTACAATCGGAGATCTGTTCTTACCTGGCCGCGATCCTTCTGGCTGGGCTGGCGCTGAATGCGCTTTTCGGCTGGTGGTGGGCCGATCCGGCTGCCGCGCTCCTCATGGTGCCCCTGATCGCGCGCGAAGGCTTCGACGCCTGGCGCGGCCAAACCTGCGCATGCAGCCACATCCCGCACGCGCATTGACACTTTTCATTGGTGATTTGGCGGTCATCATCCGATCCCGCGATTCCGGTCAATCCTTTCTGGTCTCGTTGGACAGGATTAACAGAATTTACGGGATTGGCTGTTTCTAAAGCATCCCCTCAAGTAAACGTTCGAGTTCATCATCGGG
This genomic stretch from Pirellulales bacterium harbors:
- a CDS encoding cation transporter; the protein is MSQIALLPELDHEAIVRRGRRLAYWTLFFTAIEAGLGLFAGERAASTALIGFGVDSLVEVFSAGVVLWRLQVGEHGARRERMALRLIGASLLLLALYVAIEAASRLLAGQHAEASYLGLGTAVGSLVVMQWLARSKRRVAAELESGAVHADSLQSEICSYLAAILLAGLALNALFGWWWADPAAALLMVPLIAREGFDAWRGQTCACSHIPHAH